The following proteins are encoded in a genomic region of Natronorubrum halophilum:
- a CDS encoding DNA-3-methyladenine glycosylase family protein, translated as MKTGTIPLDTLPGGLDLYRTLESGQSYLWRRSDGEMYSGAPAPDEWYYTVVDGTVVRVRLSADALEWESTADAEPVVRRLLRLDDDLEAIVAAAPDDPLLAEAYEAHRGMRLVEDPPFGCLISFICSAQMRVGRIHTMVSTLAREYGDAVEFDGETYHAFPTPAQLAAATEADLRELGLGYRAPYVVRTAELVADGEADPAEARDLEYESAREYLKRFVGVGDKVADCVLLFSLEFDQAVPLDTWLKSAIEDYYPDCDRGSYGATSRAIREELGGEYAGYAQTYIFHHLRTGE; from the coding sequence ATGAAGACAGGGACGATCCCGCTCGATACCCTCCCCGGCGGCCTCGATCTGTATCGCACGCTCGAGAGCGGCCAGAGCTACCTGTGGCGACGCAGCGACGGCGAGATGTACAGCGGCGCGCCGGCACCCGACGAGTGGTACTACACCGTCGTCGACGGCACCGTCGTTCGCGTCCGACTGTCCGCGGACGCCCTCGAGTGGGAGTCGACGGCCGACGCCGAACCCGTCGTTCGACGGCTGTTACGGCTGGACGACGACCTCGAAGCGATCGTCGCGGCCGCGCCCGACGACCCGCTCTTGGCGGAGGCCTACGAGGCCCACCGCGGGATGCGGCTGGTCGAGGATCCGCCCTTCGGCTGTCTGATCTCGTTTATCTGCTCGGCGCAGATGCGCGTGGGACGGATCCACACGATGGTCTCGACGCTGGCTCGCGAGTACGGCGATGCGGTCGAGTTCGACGGCGAGACGTACCACGCGTTCCCGACGCCGGCGCAACTCGCAGCGGCGACCGAAGCCGACCTTCGAGAGCTCGGACTCGGCTACCGCGCCCCCTACGTCGTTCGAACGGCGGAACTGGTCGCCGACGGCGAAGCGGATCCGGCCGAGGCGCGGGACCTCGAGTACGAATCGGCTCGCGAGTACCTGAAACGGTTCGTCGGCGTCGGCGACAAGGTAGCCGACTGCGTGCTCCTCTTCTCGCTGGAGTTCGACCAGGCCGTTCCGCTGGATACGTGGCTCAAGTCGGCCATCGAGGACTACTACCCCGACTGCGACCGGGGCTCGTACGGGGCGACCTCGCGTGCGATTCGCGAGGAACTGGGCGGCGAGTACGCCGGCTACGCACAGACCTACATCTTCCACCACCTGCGGACCGGGGAGTGA
- a CDS encoding DUF3784 domain-containing protein, with the protein MSSGAVLALLVAAGFAATLGILIKYFGVVQLVAGYDPDRVTDDEGLADFIGTNILYVATLLVLVGVVEYTEPFDGDGTEAVWIAFVVVLLGLTARMIVGSRRYEASE; encoded by the coding sequence ATGAGCAGTGGTGCCGTCCTCGCCCTACTCGTCGCCGCGGGGTTCGCCGCGACGCTCGGAATCCTGATCAAGTACTTCGGGGTGGTTCAGTTGGTCGCGGGCTACGATCCGGACCGAGTGACCGACGACGAGGGGCTGGCGGATTTTATCGGCACGAACATCCTGTATGTCGCCACGCTGTTGGTGCTCGTCGGCGTCGTCGAGTACACGGAGCCGTTCGACGGTGACGGCACCGAGGCGGTCTGGATCGCGTTCGTCGTCGTCCTTCTGGGACTCACCGCTCGGATGATCGTCGGGAGCCGTCGCTACGAAGCGTCGGAGTGA
- a CDS encoding acylphosphatase, with the protein MADRTRAHVFVSGTVQGVYYRANTRDTAREKGVEGWVQNLEDGRVEAVFEGPNEAVDSMIEWCRTGSPAAEVDAVTAEREEPRGEDGFEIRY; encoded by the coding sequence ATGGCAGACCGAACCCGCGCACACGTGTTCGTCTCGGGCACGGTACAGGGCGTCTACTACCGCGCGAACACTCGCGATACGGCCCGCGAGAAGGGCGTCGAGGGCTGGGTGCAAAACCTCGAGGACGGCCGCGTCGAAGCGGTCTTCGAGGGGCCGAACGAGGCCGTCGACTCGATGATCGAATGGTGTCGGACCGGGAGCCCCGCAGCCGAAGTCGACGCTGTCACAGCCGAGCGCGAAGAGCCGCGGGGCGAGGACGGCTTCGAGATTCGGTACTGA
- a CDS encoding PAS domain S-box protein has translation MDSTSEADTELRARVRQQEAVAELGQRALETDDLEEVLRDASVAVAETLDTEYATVLESYPGDDLRLRHGVGWRDGLVESATIPSGIDSLAGYTLRSEGAITVDDLRADERFSGTEVLASHDVVSGISVVIGSVGDPWGVLETHTTERRAFTEHDVSFVQRVADVLESAIENRRTRRELEESYGRITHASYALDDDWTFTRVDDRTESLIDFEGGGLLGKNVWEEFEWAADSKLRDEYERAMATQVSTTFEFYYPDPLDSWYEVHAAPTESELSVYFRDITDRKNREQQLEQYHALTEAASDVIVTIDEASTIQSVNPVVEDVFGYQPGELEGESLTTLMPDGFGERHRAGLTEYLETDDRTLDWDYVELTGRHADGSDVPLAVSFSEIEYENERYFTGIVRDITERTERERELELFRTLLDRSTDSVLVIDPETGRYLDVNETACRRRGYSRAEFLQRSVPDLQTEIPDREAWRSFVADLKDDGQTTFDGEHRRKDGTTYPIEINATYVELDRAYVLSVARDVTERRERERELEERERQLSALMANVPGMVYRCRNDRGWPMEFVSDACRDVTGYEPDALERGDVGWGEDIMLEEDRERLWEAVHRAVAEGETFSETYRIETADGEVRWVSDYGRGIFDEGGELVDVEGIISDITDRKEIQRQLEESERRYRTLAENFPNGAVGVYDRDLRYTLTRGNVLGERLPSADRLEGEQVSNVFPPQTVDDLESLFRATVEAGETGSVTVEFDGRSWRVWTAPLRDADGDIFAGLSFTQDVTEQVERKEKLEAVIEELEESNERLEQFAYAASHDLQEPLRMVSSYLQLIESRYAEELDEDAAEFLAFAVDGAERMREMIDGLLEYSRVDTQGDPLEPIELEGVLENALDNLQVKIEERNADIATDSLPRVRGDESQLAQVFQNLLSNAIEYSGDGPPRIYVGAERNGWKWTVSVRDDGIGIDPDDEERVFEVFQRLHSREEHPGTGIGLALCQRIVERHGGEIWVDAEPGEGSTFSFTLQAARAER, from the coding sequence ATGGATTCGACGTCCGAGGCGGACACCGAACTCCGCGCGCGGGTCCGCCAGCAGGAGGCCGTCGCCGAACTCGGGCAACGTGCCCTCGAGACCGACGATCTCGAGGAGGTGCTGCGCGACGCGTCGGTTGCCGTCGCGGAAACGCTCGACACCGAGTACGCGACCGTCCTCGAGTCGTATCCCGGGGACGACCTCCGTCTGAGACACGGCGTCGGCTGGCGCGATGGCCTCGTCGAATCGGCGACGATCCCCTCCGGTATTGACTCTCTGGCGGGCTATACGCTGCGTTCAGAGGGGGCGATCACCGTCGACGATCTCCGCGCCGACGAGCGGTTTTCCGGCACCGAGGTGCTCGCCAGTCACGACGTCGTCAGCGGGATCAGTGTCGTCATCGGTTCCGTCGGGGATCCGTGGGGCGTTTTGGAAACCCACACGACCGAACGGCGGGCGTTTACCGAGCACGACGTAAGCTTCGTCCAGCGCGTTGCAGACGTTCTCGAGTCGGCGATCGAGAACCGACGAACGCGGCGCGAACTCGAGGAAAGTTACGGCCGGATCACCCACGCATCCTACGCGCTCGACGATGACTGGACGTTCACGCGCGTCGACGACCGCACCGAGTCGCTGATCGACTTCGAGGGCGGCGGGTTGCTCGGCAAGAACGTCTGGGAGGAGTTCGAGTGGGCGGCCGACTCGAAGCTCAGAGACGAGTACGAACGGGCGATGGCAACCCAGGTGTCCACCACGTTCGAATTCTACTATCCCGATCCGCTCGATAGCTGGTACGAGGTTCACGCTGCTCCCACCGAGTCGGAGCTGTCGGTCTACTTCCGGGATATCACCGACCGGAAGAACCGCGAGCAGCAACTCGAGCAGTACCACGCCCTCACCGAAGCGGCGAGCGACGTGATCGTCACGATCGACGAGGCGAGCACGATCCAGTCGGTGAATCCGGTGGTCGAGGACGTTTTCGGCTACCAACCCGGCGAACTGGAGGGCGAGTCGCTGACGACGCTGATGCCCGACGGGTTCGGAGAGCGCCACCGGGCCGGGCTCACGGAGTACCTCGAGACGGACGATCGGACGCTGGACTGGGACTACGTCGAACTCACGGGACGACACGCCGACGGCTCGGACGTCCCGTTGGCGGTCTCGTTCAGCGAGATCGAATACGAGAACGAGCGGTACTTTACCGGTATCGTTCGGGACATCACCGAGCGCACGGAGCGCGAACGGGAACTCGAGCTGTTTCGGACCCTGCTCGATCGTTCGACCGATAGCGTGCTCGTGATCGACCCCGAGACGGGGCGGTATCTGGACGTCAACGAGACCGCCTGTCGGCGACGCGGTTACTCGCGGGCGGAGTTCCTGCAGCGTTCGGTCCCCGACCTCCAGACCGAAATCCCCGATCGGGAGGCGTGGCGGTCGTTCGTGGCTGATCTCAAAGACGACGGGCAAACGACGTTCGACGGGGAACACCGGCGGAAGGACGGGACCACGTACCCGATAGAGATCAACGCCACGTACGTCGAACTGGATCGAGCGTACGTCCTTTCCGTCGCCCGCGACGTCACCGAACGACGGGAACGCGAACGGGAACTCGAGGAGCGAGAGCGTCAGCTCTCGGCGCTGATGGCCAACGTTCCCGGCATGGTCTATCGCTGTCGGAACGACCGCGGCTGGCCCATGGAGTTCGTCAGCGACGCCTGCCGGGACGTGACCGGCTACGAGCCCGACGCGCTCGAGCGTGGCGACGTCGGATGGGGAGAAGACATCATGCTCGAGGAAGACCGCGAGAGGCTGTGGGAGGCAGTCCACCGGGCGGTAGCCGAGGGAGAGACGTTCTCCGAAACCTACCGCATCGAGACCGCCGACGGCGAGGTACGGTGGGTCAGCGATTACGGTCGGGGGATCTTCGACGAGGGCGGCGAACTCGTCGACGTAGAGGGGATCATCTCCGACATCACCGACCGAAAGGAGATCCAGCGCCAGCTCGAGGAGAGCGAGCGCCGGTACCGCACCCTCGCGGAGAACTTCCCGAACGGTGCCGTCGGGGTCTACGATCGCGACCTTCGGTACACGCTGACGAGGGGAAACGTTCTCGGCGAACGACTCCCCAGCGCGGACCGCCTCGAAGGCGAGCAGGTGTCGAACGTGTTTCCCCCGCAGACGGTCGACGATCTCGAGTCGCTGTTTCGAGCCACCGTCGAAGCGGGTGAGACGGGGAGCGTCACGGTCGAGTTCGACGGCCGCAGCTGGCGGGTGTGGACGGCACCGCTCCGGGACGCCGACGGCGACATCTTCGCCGGATTGAGTTTCACCCAGGACGTCACCGAACAGGTCGAACGCAAGGAAAAACTCGAGGCGGTGATCGAGGAGCTAGAGGAATCCAACGAGCGCCTCGAGCAGTTCGCCTACGCGGCCTCCCACGACCTGCAGGAACCGCTGCGGATGGTCTCGAGTTATCTCCAACTGATCGAGAGCCGGTACGCCGAGGAGTTAGACGAAGACGCAGCGGAGTTCCTCGCGTTCGCCGTCGACGGTGCCGAGCGGATGCGCGAGATGATCGACGGCCTTCTAGAATACTCCCGCGTCGATACGCAGGGCGATCCGCTCGAGCCGATCGAACTGGAGGGCGTACTCGAGAACGCTCTCGACAATCTACAGGTGAAAATCGAGGAGCGAAACGCCGATATCGCCACGGACTCGCTTCCTCGCGTCCGCGGCGACGAGAGCCAACTCGCGCAGGTCTTCCAGAACCTCCTGTCGAACGCGATCGAATATTCGGGCGACGGGCCGCCGCGGATTTACGTCGGGGCCGAACGAAACGGCTGGAAGTGGACGGTATCGGTCCGCGACGACGGTATCGGGATCGATCCCGACGACGAAGAGCGCGTGTTCGAGGTGTTCCAGCGCCTTCACAGTCGGGAGGAACATCCCGGGACGGGAATCGGGCTCGCGCTCTGTCAGCGCATCGTCGAGCGCCACGGCGGCGAGATCTGGGTCGACGCCGAACCCGGCGAGGGGTCGACGTTCTCGTTTACGCTGCAGGCGGCGCGGGCCGAGCGCTGA
- a CDS encoding NAD(P)H-hydrate dehydratase gives MITGERMAAVDENAAALGVARKQLMESSGHAVARTVRTVAEPDDRIAIVAGRGNNGGDAFVAARFLDEYSVSILLLGKSENIGTGIARENWEALEQSGYDAREVTDSSEFDLPEADVVVDAMLGTGISGDLREPAATAADAINASGATVVAVDIPSGFDADDGDHAANGVEADHVVTFHDTKPGLEGLDAAITVADIGIPAAAERDVGPGDIALARPDSRDGRPYIIGGGPYTGAPALAAQAALRAGAELSFVAAPESVAGEIQGYAEDLIVQPYESDVLTPERADELLETAQRYDNVIVLGPGLGTADETLAAAAQFLESYAGRAVVDADALRVVPDLETEATLVCTPNRGELARMGGPDVDDLAAAADEIEAFAADLGHIVLAKGATDVITDGERTRISRSGTVGMKVGGTGDTLAGIVAALMEHAEPLDAAAAGAQVNGLAGERLAETQEFGFLASEMLEELPATLWDESNE, from the coding sequence ATGATCACAGGCGAGCGGATGGCCGCCGTCGACGAGAACGCCGCAGCGCTCGGCGTGGCCCGAAAGCAGTTGATGGAATCGAGCGGACACGCGGTCGCTCGCACGGTTCGAACGGTTGCGGAGCCCGACGACCGGATCGCGATCGTGGCCGGGCGCGGAAACAACGGCGGGGACGCGTTCGTCGCCGCGCGGTTTCTGGACGAGTATTCGGTTAGCATCCTCCTGCTCGGGAAGTCCGAGAACATCGGGACCGGCATCGCTCGAGAGAACTGGGAGGCTCTCGAGCAGTCGGGGTACGACGCTCGCGAGGTGACGGACTCGAGCGAGTTCGACCTCCCCGAGGCGGACGTCGTCGTCGACGCCATGCTCGGCACCGGAATCAGCGGCGACCTCCGCGAGCCCGCGGCGACCGCAGCCGACGCGATCAACGCGTCCGGCGCGACCGTCGTCGCGGTCGACATCCCCTCCGGCTTCGATGCCGACGACGGCGATCACGCGGCGAACGGCGTCGAGGCCGACCACGTCGTCACCTTCCACGACACGAAACCGGGACTGGAGGGACTCGATGCAGCGATCACCGTCGCCGACATCGGGATTCCGGCCGCGGCAGAACGCGACGTCGGCCCCGGCGATATCGCGCTCGCGCGGCCCGATAGCCGCGACGGCCGACCCTACATCATCGGCGGCGGCCCCTACACCGGCGCGCCGGCGCTCGCCGCCCAGGCCGCGCTCCGCGCCGGTGCAGAACTCTCGTTCGTCGCCGCGCCGGAGTCCGTCGCCGGCGAAATCCAGGGTTACGCCGAGGATCTCATCGTCCAGCCCTACGAGAGCGACGTGCTCACGCCCGAACGGGCCGACGAACTGCTCGAGACCGCCCAGCGCTACGACAACGTGATCGTGCTGGGGCCGGGACTGGGCACCGCCGACGAAACGCTCGCGGCCGCCGCCCAGTTCCTCGAGTCCTACGCCGGCCGGGCGGTCGTCGACGCGGACGCGCTGCGGGTCGTGCCCGACCTCGAGACCGAGGCGACGCTGGTCTGTACCCCTAATCGCGGCGAGTTGGCGAGGATGGGCGGGCCGGATGTCGACGATCTGGCCGCTGCAGCCGACGAGATCGAAGCCTTCGCAGCCGATCTAGGACACATCGTCCTCGCGAAGGGTGCAACCGACGTCATCACAGACGGCGAGCGAACCCGGATCAGCCGGTCCGGCACCGTCGGGATGAAAGTCGGCGGCACCGGCGACACGCTCGCCGGTATCGTCGCGGCGCTGATGGAACACGCCGAACCGCTCGACGCCGCCGCAGCGGGTGCACAGGTTAACGGCCTCGCGGGCGAACGCCTGGCGGAAACCCAGGAATTCGGCTTCCTCGCATCCGAAATGCTTGAGGAACTGCCGGCGACACTGTGGGACGAGAGCAATGAGTAA
- the moaC gene encoding cyclic pyranopterin monophosphate synthase MoaC — protein MSKNPENRADRSGDADELTHTTDEGDVQMVDVGDKPDSERRAVAVGEIHLQPSTIEAIQDDQVGKGDVLATARIGAVQAVKHTWETIPMCHQIPITNVDTDFSLADDRIELEVGVETTGKTGCEMEALEGVTTGLNVVWDMVKAVEKDDEGQYPATGIENVRVLAKEKHEK, from the coding sequence ATGAGTAAGAATCCCGAAAACCGGGCGGATCGGTCCGGGGACGCCGACGAACTGACCCACACGACGGACGAGGGAGACGTACAGATGGTCGACGTCGGCGACAAACCCGACAGCGAGCGTCGTGCGGTTGCCGTCGGCGAGATCCACCTCCAGCCGTCGACGATCGAGGCGATTCAGGACGATCAGGTCGGCAAGGGCGACGTCCTCGCGACGGCTCGGATCGGTGCGGTCCAGGCCGTCAAACACACCTGGGAAACGATCCCGATGTGCCACCAGATCCCGATCACGAACGTCGACACCGACTTTTCGCTCGCGGACGATCGGATCGAACTCGAGGTCGGCGTCGAAACGACGGGGAAGACGGGCTGCGAGATGGAGGCCCTCGAGGGCGTCACGACGGGGCTCAACGTCGTCTGGGATATGGTCAAGGCCGTCGAGAAGGACGACGAGGGACAGTATCCGGCGACGGGAATCGAGAACGTGCGGGTGCTCGCGAAGGAGAAACACGAGAAGTGA
- a CDS encoding DUF7351 domain-containing protein has protein sequence MSAEDVDDADSVPETDWTEQLSAPSDAFQALGNEIRMGILETMLERVDGDGPSRVTFSELFEASEVDTSAGFAYHLEQLVGPYLRKHAEGDENGDSDVTTAGYELTYAGLQIARAIATGTYTHRVDHPPIALEEACPFCGREALEAESTDNIVTVACAGCERRLLALGFPPSGLEAHGRSFPEAFDRHHRHRLALMRDGVCPACAGAVTARVDTPSSAVADELPADHMGHVQAVLECSTCGTEARCPVTLALLEHAAVVSFYRDHDRDVGDRPIWNVGHEWAETVLSEDPLAVRVVVELEDDVLALYVNERLEVVDVQRSSDAEDE, from the coding sequence ATGTCCGCCGAGGACGTGGACGACGCCGATTCGGTCCCCGAAACCGACTGGACCGAGCAGCTATCCGCGCCCAGCGACGCCTTTCAGGCGCTCGGCAACGAGATCCGGATGGGCATCCTCGAGACGATGCTCGAGCGCGTCGACGGCGACGGACCGTCACGAGTCACCTTTTCGGAGCTCTTCGAGGCTTCGGAGGTCGACACCTCCGCGGGCTTCGCCTACCACCTCGAGCAGCTCGTCGGGCCGTACCTCCGAAAACACGCGGAAGGGGACGAAAACGGCGATTCCGACGTGACTACGGCGGGCTACGAACTCACCTACGCCGGACTGCAGATCGCTCGCGCGATCGCCACCGGCACCTACACCCACCGGGTCGACCACCCGCCGATCGCGCTCGAGGAGGCCTGTCCGTTTTGCGGACGCGAGGCGCTCGAGGCCGAATCGACGGACAATATCGTGACCGTAGCCTGTGCCGGCTGTGAGCGCCGGCTGTTAGCGCTCGGCTTTCCGCCGTCGGGACTCGAGGCCCACGGACGAAGCTTTCCCGAGGCCTTCGACCGCCACCACCGCCATCGGCTCGCGCTCATGCGCGACGGCGTCTGTCCCGCGTGTGCCGGTGCCGTCACCGCTCGAGTCGATACCCCCTCGAGCGCCGTGGCCGACGAATTACCGGCCGACCACATGGGCCACGTCCAGGCCGTCCTCGAGTGTTCCACCTGCGGCACCGAAGCGCGCTGTCCCGTCACGCTGGCGCTGCTCGAGCACGCGGCCGTCGTCTCGTTCTACCGCGACCACGACCGGGACGTCGGCGACCGCCCGATCTGGAACGTCGGCCACGAGTGGGCCGAAACGGTGCTCTCGGAGGACCCGCTCGCGGTTCGGGTCGTCGTCGAACTCGAGGACGACGTGCTCGCGCTGTACGTCAACGAACGACTCGAAGTAGTCGACGTCCAGCGGTCGTCGGACGCGGAAGACGAGTAG
- a CDS encoding archaeal proteasome endopeptidase complex subunit alpha has product MDSTTGQQAYDRGNTIFSPDGRLYQVEYAREAVKRGSPSVGVATDDGVVLAARKRVRSSLLEAETIEKIHEVDDHLAIASAGHAADARQLVDVARRVAQHHRVRYGEPIGVEPLATHLADHVQEHTQTGGSRPFGAALLVAGIDPDRPGGSDVEPRLFEVDPSGTPYGWRAVSIGNGTDEISGFFEDRLDGGGPLDRRRGTTAALEALEATAEGDGDAALEPESLDVWTIDSETGTVDEFSTGEIEAVLAALE; this is encoded by the coding sequence ATGGATTCGACGACCGGTCAACAGGCCTACGACCGCGGGAACACCATCTTCTCACCGGACGGCCGGCTCTACCAGGTCGAGTACGCCCGCGAGGCCGTCAAACGCGGCTCGCCGAGCGTGGGCGTCGCGACCGACGACGGCGTCGTCCTCGCGGCGCGAAAGCGGGTTCGCTCGTCGCTGCTCGAGGCGGAAACGATCGAGAAGATCCACGAAGTCGACGACCACCTCGCCATCGCCTCCGCGGGTCACGCGGCCGACGCGCGACAGCTCGTCGACGTCGCCCGGCGCGTCGCACAGCACCATCGGGTGCGATACGGCGAACCCATCGGCGTGGAACCGCTCGCGACCCACCTCGCGGATCACGTTCAGGAGCACACCCAGACCGGCGGCTCGAGACCGTTCGGTGCCGCGTTGCTCGTCGCCGGCATCGATCCCGACCGGCCGGGCGGGAGCGACGTCGAGCCGCGACTGTTCGAAGTCGATCCCAGCGGCACGCCCTACGGCTGGCGCGCCGTCTCGATCGGCAACGGCACCGACGAGATCAGCGGGTTCTTCGAGGATCGACTGGACGGCGGTGGTCCGCTCGATCGACGTCGGGGAACGACGGCGGCGCTCGAGGCGCTCGAAGCGACGGCTGAAGGCGATGGTGACGCGGCCCTCGAGCCGGAGAGCCTCGACGTCTGGACGATCGACTCGGAAACCGGGACCGTCGACGAGTTCTCGACCGGCGAGATCGAAGCGGTGCTCGCGGCACTCGAGTGA
- a CDS encoding Ntn hydrolase family protein — translation MYSRDSAGTDGLESAEISSVSTAATVDRHEEGIAPADAPTAITTGTTTIGAVGDGGAVLAADTRASLGGQFVTDRSARKIEPVADRTAVTFAGSVSDAQSLVRQLRAELRRYELRQGEPASVETAATVTGDLVRRGPYHILELVLAGVDDEPAVYRIGGGGSVMETAYAANGSGMQLAYGALEDAYDPGTSVPELRSIVTSAVRSATERDTASGDGVTVATITDDGVDLEQFETIDRAVARTGDGSEGVGTRTDEEAV, via the coding sequence ATGTACTCCAGAGACAGTGCCGGCACGGACGGCCTCGAGTCGGCCGAAATTTCGTCGGTCAGTACTGCGGCGACTGTCGACCGACACGAGGAAGGGATCGCTCCGGCGGACGCACCGACCGCTATTACGACCGGAACGACCACGATCGGTGCTGTCGGCGACGGCGGTGCCGTCCTCGCCGCGGACACGCGTGCGAGTCTCGGCGGTCAGTTCGTGACGGACCGATCCGCCCGAAAGATCGAACCGGTCGCCGATCGAACGGCCGTCACCTTCGCGGGCAGCGTCAGCGACGCGCAGTCGCTCGTGCGACAGTTGCGAGCCGAACTCCGTCGGTACGAGCTTCGGCAGGGCGAGCCCGCGTCGGTGGAAACGGCGGCGACGGTCACCGGAGATCTCGTGCGTCGCGGTCCCTACCACATTCTCGAGCTCGTGCTCGCGGGCGTCGACGATGAGCCGGCCGTCTACCGGATCGGCGGCGGTGGCAGCGTCATGGAGACGGCGTACGCGGCCAACGGCAGCGGTATGCAACTCGCCTACGGCGCACTCGAGGACGCGTACGATCCTGGGACGTCCGTCCCGGAGCTGCGGTCGATCGTGACGAGCGCCGTCCGAAGCGCGACCGAACGGGATACCGCGAGCGGCGACGGAGTGACGGTCGCGACGATCACCGACGACGGGGTTGATCTCGAGCAGTTCGAGACGATCGACCGCGCCGTCGCGAGGACAGGTGACGGATCCGAGGGGGTCGGAACCCGAACGGACGAGGAGGCGGTCTAA
- a CDS encoding beta-ketoacyl-ACP reductase, producing the protein MSMDGRTCIITGSARGIGRGIAEYLGEEGANVVINYRSSEGSAHEAVEAIEAAGGQAVTAKADIANREDVEHMREVCHDAFGPADVLVNNAGITADEQFTEMTREEWDRVMDVNLGGMFNCTQEFFDDIWNADEGRLINISSVVGKQGNFGQANYAAAKSGMFGFTRTIALELAKGGSTANCVAPGFTATDMLESVPEAVLERIISGIPLERLAEVEDVAAVVRFLASKESSYVTGEVIDVNGGMDL; encoded by the coding sequence ATGTCCATGGATGGGCGCACCTGTATTATCACGGGATCGGCACGCGGGATCGGGCGAGGTATCGCGGAGTACCTCGGGGAAGAGGGCGCAAACGTCGTGATTAACTACCGATCGTCGGAAGGATCGGCACATGAAGCCGTCGAAGCGATCGAAGCGGCGGGCGGCCAGGCCGTTACGGCGAAAGCCGATATTGCGAACCGCGAGGACGTCGAACACATGCGAGAGGTCTGTCACGATGCGTTCGGTCCGGCGGACGTGCTGGTGAACAACGCCGGGATCACCGCCGACGAGCAGTTCACCGAGATGACCCGCGAGGAGTGGGATCGGGTTATGGACGTCAACCTCGGCGGGATGTTCAACTGCACGCAGGAGTTCTTCGACGACATCTGGAACGCCGACGAGGGTCGCCTCATCAACATCTCGAGCGTCGTCGGTAAACAGGGGAACTTCGGACAGGCCAACTACGCCGCCGCCAAAAGCGGCATGTTCGGCTTCACCCGGACGATCGCGCTCGAACTCGCCAAGGGCGGGTCGACGGCCAACTGCGTCGCACCCGGTTTCACGGCGACCGACATGCTCGAGAGCGTTCCGGAGGCGGTCTTAGAGCGCATCATCTCCGGGATCCCGCTCGAGCGACTGGCGGAAGTGGAAGACGTCGCCGCCGTCGTCCGGTTCCTGGCCAGCAAGGAGTCGTCGTACGTGACGGGCGAAGTGATCGACGTCAACGGCGGAATGGACCTGTAG